The Cyprinus carpio isolate SPL01 chromosome B8, ASM1834038v1, whole genome shotgun sequence genome segment TttgaacatgacattttgaaaaacCGAAATAgtgttttacacaaaatattttatttacacccGCAGCGCGTATCATGaatgattcagatcgggacttcgaagagcatattgcaaataattttattcaattcGGAACCTTGGAGCGTgaatcgcaaatcatttgattcaaatcggGACTTTTGAGCATGAATCTTTCAGTTCTGATCAGGACTCTAGAGTGCATCTCGCAAATCTTTTTATTCAACTTTgaatcgcaaatcatttgattcagatcgggactccGGAGCGCGCATCAAAAATTATTAAGATTGGACTTCGAAAAGCATattgcaaataattttatttaattcagaacTTTGGACCATGAAtcgaaaatgaatgaatgaatgaatgatgatgaatTATTCAGATCAGGACTTTGGAGCAagtttgcgaatcatttgatttagatcgggaCTTTCAAGTGCTTaatgcaaatcatttgattcagtttggGACTTCGGAGCATGAATCGTGAATCGGGGACTCTAGAGTGCATCTCAAGAATCTTTTTATTCAACTTTGAATTgcgaatcgtttgattcagatcaagACTTCGGAGCACATATCGCAAATCTTTTGATTCTGATATTTTGAATCTTCTGAATCTTTTGATTCTTATCGCTTATCTTGAGTGATTCAGATCGGACTTtgtatcatttgattcagatcaggactttGAAGAGCATATcgcaaataattgtatttaattcgGAACTTTGGAGCGTGAATCGCAAATcctttgattcagatcgggacttcagagcacgtattgcaaatcatttaattcaaattGGGACTTTGGATTATGTATCGGTTCAGATTTCGATTCAGATCAAGAGTTCAGAGCAGCtttgtgaatcttttgattcaaaGTTGGAATTCGGAATGCGTatcacaaatcatttgattcagatcggactTCGGAGCATGAATCTTTCGATTCTGATCAGGACTCTAGAGTGCATCTCGCAAATGTTTTTATTCCACGTTGATTTGCAAATCGTtcgattcagatcgggactttgGAATATGAATGCCGAATTTTTCGATTCCACTCGGGACTCCGGAGCGCATCATATCATGAATGATTCAGATCGGACTTCGAAGAGCATGCCGAAGGGACTTctgcaaataattttattcaattcGAGAACTTTGGAGCGTGAATTCGCAAATCCTCATTGATTCAGAGCGAAACAAGTTCCGCGACTTCAGAGCACATAATTGTGAATCATTTTTGTTTCGAAAAAAATCAGGACTTCGAATCATTTGACAAGTTCGGCTTCGAATCAATTTGATTCAATTCCAAATCATGGACTTCGAAAcaagttcgcgaatcatttgattagATCGGATCGGGACTTCGAAAcaagttcgcgaatcatttgattaagatcgggacttcgaaacaagttcgcaaatcatttgattcaaatcagGACCTCGAAAcaagttcgcgaatcatttgattaagatcgggacttcgaaacaagttcgcgaatcatttgattaagaAACAATCGCGGATTAAGATCGAAACAAGTTCGCGAATCAATCATTTGATTAAGATCAAATCATGACTTCGAAACAAgttcgcaaatcatttgatttgattcgAACAAGTTCGCGAACCTCGAAATGACTTCGAAAcaagttcgcgaatcatttgattcaaatcatgacttcgaaacaagttcgcgaatcatttgattaagaTCGGGACATTTGGATTTCGAAAcaagttcgcgaatcatttgattcaaatcatgacttcgaaacaagttcgcgaatcatttgatttaagATCGGGACTTCGAAAcaagttcgcgaatcatttgattcaaatcagGACTTCGAAACAagcgcgaatcatttgattcaaatcagGACTTCGGACTTCGAAAAcaagttcgcgaatcatttgattaaaatcatgacttcgaaacaagttcgcgaatcatttgattcaaatcatGACTTCTTCAGGACTTCCGAACGTCGAAAcaagttcgcgaatcatttgattaagaTCGGGACTTCGAAACAAGTtcgagtattttttttttaatattgtgttcGAAACAAGTTCGCGAATCATTGATTTCGGGATtaagttcgcgaatcatttgattaagGATCGGACTTCGAAACAAGGGACAAATCATTCGAAAcaagttcgcgaatcatttgattcggaAATGAATCGGGACTTCGAAAcaagttcgcgaatcatttgattaagatcgggacttcgaaacaagttcgcgaatcatttgattcaaatcaggacttcgaaacaagttcgcgaatcatttgattcaaatcatgacttcgaaacaagttcgcgaatcatttgattccaATCAGGACTTCGAAAcaagttcgcgaatcatttgattaagaTCGGGACTTCGAAACAAGTtagcgaatcatttgattcaaatcatGACATCGAAAcaagttcgcgaatcatttgattaagatcgggacttcgaaacaagttcgcgaatcatttgattaagatcgggacttcgaaacaagttcgcgaatcatttgattcaaatcgggacttcgaaacaagttcgcgaatcatttgattcaaatcatgacttcgaaacaagttcgcgaatcatttgattaagatcgggacttcggagcgtgaATTGTGAATCATTAAATTCCAAACGGGACTCTAGAGCGCATCTCAAGAAACTTTTTATTCAACTTTGTATTgcgaatcgtttgattcagatcaggacttcaGAGAACGAATCGCAAATCTTTTGATTCTGATCGGGACTCCAGATCGCGTACTGTATCTCGaatgattcagatcgggactttaAAGAGCATATcgcaaattattgtatttaattctGAACTTTGGAGTGTGAATCACTCTTATTAATGAAGTGTAGACATTAAATTGATTCATTGTGCAATCAGCTTCATTGGTTATAataacagaactttgtgagattgcaatttaaaatgagtGATAGCTTTTTAGTGCTCACTATAAAAGGGCTATAAGTTAATTTTGAAgatcagggcccgtattcacaaaacattttatcttaccactaagagttctcctaaagaGCAGtaaaagagttttctcttaaaacctgttcacgaagctgctgagacaaacttttactaaggaatagagagaagtgtTAAGCATCTTACATGTGTGCTTCTCTTAAACGATTCTAAACAGTCTTTTAAtgaacagagtagaataatcacggctgatagtaagacatgcaaacgtaGAAGAAAACCCAAACTGGACtcaagaacagctgttacttcctGTCCAGCTGCTTCATGAGAACAAGGATAGAATTCAGAGTAGAgataacctccaaaaccaaagtCACACCTTTATAAATCTCAAGTGTTTCTAAAACGTTTCTGTTCCGAGGCAGATTTCCAGCAGCAGCTGTTTTAGGAGAGTCACTGCTCCTGACCTTTCACAGATTCAGGAGCCAGTTTCAGAGCCGAAACACTCTTAGAGCAAACATTTACTATTGACACGCACATTATtcttaagattttctcctaaaacagcgagttatgagctactttaagatgttttgtgaatacgggccctgaaCTCTATCGCCTGAACAGCTtgtctttcatagttttgaagGGAGGAGTCGCTTGGAGCCCAACAGAGCGTTCACTGAGCCGCTCTCTGCACTACCCATGATGCCTAACGACGGAGCCGCTGCACACAGAGGGCCCCTTCAGGGTCCTGCCGGTAATATGCAAACATGCTGGACAGGGTAAACATTTCAGTGCAGCTTGCATTTATGAGCTGAATCTGAACATTACCTGCGTGACTGATCAACAACAGTAAGTAGACATTTGCTcgatttaataaatgctgttcaaataatttaaaacaggAATGCACTATGTAGCTCATTATTGAATATAACGTCATAAAATAGTGCTTTTACAACCATATTTCAATTTTATGTGAGATTAAGTTTTTACAGCAATTTTATCTCAAATAAGAGTTTTTTTGTCCAACTGaaggtaaaaaaagaagaagtaaaaaacaggaaataatgatctgaaatgtttcaaatcagtTTATTGGATAcatgaaaaatgtgcaaaataatatGACAAACAAGATAGAGACGATAGGGCCTAATATTACCTTATATAATGATGCTGAgttcaaaaatattaatgcaaacttTACCTGTacagtttttcacaaaataagaatgaaGATTTTTCAGATTGTATTAGCTGTAATATCAAAATAATGAAAGCAGTCAAAtgacaaaaagtataaaaatgttatCATGAGCTTCAAATCTGCAAAGGAGTAGAAGGaagaaaaataagtataaatttTCCATTTATTGTCATCAAATAATGTCATGCATGTGAATAGAACAGTTGTAATCTGGCTCAGATGAAGACGTGTTTGTGGAGTTTAAATCAGAGAGAATACAAGACTAattcactttttaaacacttgtCGAAAGCAAAGATGCTACAAAATGCATCATATATTCAGTCAGAAAGTGAGACTCTCTCCAGCAAAGCAGACACTATTTTTGAAATCAGCAGCAAAAATTAGTAAgaagtattggatttcatttaGCAAATATGGTGTAATCTGCTGAAAGTAACTCATATAACCTgcacatcttcttcttcttcttatagagcgctttttaaaaagcagattgtgtcaaagtattaaaagtattaaacagGGAAACAGTGAATAGTGAAATTTCAACTCAAAATTGATTTCAGTAAATGGTTATTGTTACAGATCAGTGTTATTTAAGtgataaactatttttaatttatattttgtgtattttttttttttttacttttttttttagtaattttaataatttaacaattatgttgttttcgtaatttttattagttattatttttattattgattttcattgatgatttattacatttgtattgatttttagTCTTAGTTTATttcgttttagttatttattacttAAGCTTATActaaatgttgtcttggcaactagctgaaatttttgtttattagtgcATTGAATGTGCACAACCACgtgcaaaaatttattttacttatatgtatatatatatatatatatatatatatatatatatatataaatatatagatatatatatatatatatctatatatatatatatatatatatatataaattttgttagtttttgcttaaaacaagcaaaacataTCTGCCAATGAGGCAAGAAAAATAATCGCTTAGCctttgaattaatattatttttcttacataaTTGGCAGATATttctgcttgttttaagcaaaaactcacaaaattttgaaacttttttttttttagaaaacaagacttaatatcttaaataattttacttgtcgagtaaatgcatcttgatttaagaatgtttagacaagacaaaaatactaagtaacaaaatcatttttgcagtATATTGAAGCCTGATTGTTTTTGTGGTTTCAGATGCACTCTTGCTGGAATTGTTGATAAGGTCAAAAAAGACTGAATCCTGAACCAAAGCAATGGATCAAATCACATCATCTTTTTACTAAAACAGTGTCTTCAGTTGCACAAATCTGCATTGTTTGACCAGAACTGTGTGTCTTTACGGTCAGTCATGCAGAGGCGATGGTTTCTGGGAAAGCGTGTGATTGCTGCGCTGCTCTTCTGCTTCGTTCTGCTCCTGTATCGTCAGGCCTGCAGGTCTCAAAGCCAAACCCGGTCCAGAAGTCCAGCAGGGGAAGATGCATTCGAGGCTCTACTGCAGCAGCATGAGCGGCGCTATCTCCAGCACAGCAGGAACCTCACCAGACGGATCTCACAGCTGAAAGCAGAGCTGCAGAGATCCGCGGTGGAGCTCGAGGAACAGAACCAGTCAGAGCTGGAGGAGTTCCTGCAGAAGCAGCTCCGACGGGCCGAGATCTTCACCGGAGAACGGCTGCCCAATGAGTTTGCGGTGCTGCCGTTTGAGACCTTCACCCTCCGCCAGGTCTATCAGCTGGAGAGCGGACTGGCGAGACTCCCGGTGGAAAGTCTGATTGGTCAGGAGCGCAGGAACGAGCTGAACGGAGCGCTCGAAGCAGCGCTGCATCTGCTGAACGCACCTCAGCTCAGAGACTCACAGCAGCGCAGGGTTTACTCTCCTCAACATTTCTATGAAGGTCAACCTGATTACAGATGCATAACCCTAAAAAACAAATCTGCACTGCAAAAAtatctagtataaatatctaaaaatgattgaatcaagatgaatttactgtacaagtaaaatgatttaaaacattaggtcttgtttcctgtaaaaaaaaaaaaaaaatagaaacattttgtttgtttttgcttaaaacaagcaaaaatgtcTGCCAgtggggcaagaaaaataatctgGTTTAggctttgaattaagattatttttattaccccactggcagacatttttgcttgttttaagcaaaaactaacaaaattttaataaaaaaagaaaagtaaattcatcttgattcaagaatgtttagatatttataatagaaagcacaacaaaaacactaagtaacaattttttttttcacacacacacatatatatgtatgggAATGACAGATATttgatcttgttttaagcaaaaactcacttaatttgtattatttttttccagaaagcaTCTTAAATCatgttgcttctcaagtaaatgtatcttgattcaagaatgtttagatatttgcacaCTGCAAACACTGAGGAAGAGAATCATATTTTTGCAGTGTAGCAACATTTTACAGACTAAAGTTAAGTTTACAgtaaaaattgatatttaattaactgaaataatgttaATACACCAAATGACTAAAATCAGTTTTTTCCCTTTGATATATTGACAAAATCCTAAATTCATCACAAGTAGTTTTTCCATAAGCTgagataaatattattaatagatgCACACAGtgtcataaacacaaacacaatgcaTCATCATGAACACACATCACACTAAAACACTGCAATCAACATGCATTTGACAACACACAAAAGCAGAACTGATGacaaaaaactaagaaaaaaaagttgttataaTATACAACCATCAAATATGAGTGACAAATGTCAATATATGGATTTTCGCTGTAAATTACTTGTTTTTGACTTCTAAAAATTGTCTTCTTAATAGTGTATAAGTATTTTAGATCtattatttacaaatgaacaGGTTACATTTATAGTCTCTTGTTGTTAAAATCATGACGATTATTTTTACAGTAGAGGCTGCTTCAAATGTAATTTCTCTTTAATGGCAGGAATCTTTCGCACAGAGAGGGACAAAGGAACGTTATACGATCTCACGTTCAGAGAAAACAGCGTTCCAGACTTCAGGAGGCTGGTGTTCTTCCGTCCTTTCGCTCCGCTGATGAAGGTGAAGGAGGAACTGATGGACGCATCTCAGATCCTCATCAATATAATAGTTCCTCTGGCCGACACAGTGGACGCATTCAGACAATTCATGCAACATTTCAGGTAAAACCGAACCTCTTTTGACCCGTGTGTGAGTTTGCACGTCATGTGATGCTTTAATTCCTCTCCTTGTGTCTCAGTGACGCTTGCATTCGTCAGGATGGACGGACGCATCTCACCGTGGTGCTTTTTGGGtcagaaaagatgcatgaagTGAAAGGAATTGTGGATGGAATGTCAAGgtagagaaaataaaagaaaataaatgcaaaacaaaacaaataaactcaCCTCCATATatacagcaaaaaatatatttaaaaaatctgtatttgtgaaaatatgttttaaaatatatttacataaatatattttctacatatatgttttttggtcattgaagatatatttaaaaaaatataaatatgaaaatatatatttcaatccaaggaaatatattcatgtatcttgctttccagtacaaatatctaatcaAGCAAGATATATttgcttgagaagcaaaattactaaatatactaagtcttttttctgagaaaaaaaaaagaaaaaaaaaaagaaaatatatatatatatatatatatatatatatatatatatatatatatatatatatatatatatatatatatatatatatatataatatacataacccACATAGTCcacatagcaaaaaaaataataataataataataaaataaataaataaataaaagattggGCAGAGTGTATTTAAACTAAatgtgtttcaaaatatatttacgaAAATTATTTtctaccaaaatatatatatatcatttaaaaatatttgaacattttgcCCTCCATATATTTCAATCCTAGAAAATACATTGATATATTTGAGGAAAAATTGTATTTATGTCTGCAACATGAACAtttgaatgaaatttaaaaatgaatgaatcctAAATGTAAGCTACTATAAAAttggaaatttattttttgaccCTGACATACATTTTGCAGTATATTTTGGTATATTAaagttgaaactaaatatattttcaatttgaaaaatatatttcattaagttTCATTGTTAACAACatcttttaaacagtattttggccagaatgtttttttttctgtatgggCTACATCACAACACAGTGATTTGTTATGATGAAGACGAGTCTCTGTCCCGCAGGAGAATGAAATACAGGAACGTGACTCTGATCCGTCTGAACGAAGCCTTCTCCAGAGGACGAGGCCTGGATGTCGGCGCTCGAGCCTGGAAGCGAAGCAACGTCCTcctgtttttctgtgatgtgaacATTCGGTTTAGTGCAGAGTTCCTGAACTCCTGCCGTATGAACACAGAACCAGGTACAGAACTGCCTGTCAACAACTCTTTCATGACGAATaatattcaattcagttcagttcaattcaagtttatttgtaaagtgctttagtgcagagactgtaaaattggggtaatatgatcatattttcttgacctggtaaggactctagccgctgcattttggactacctgtagcttgtttattgaggatgcaggacaagcacctagcagtgcattacaatagtccagtctagaggtcatgaatgcatgaactagcttttctgcatcaggaacaggtaacatgtttcgtagcttggcaatgtttctaagatggaagaatgctgtttttgtaacatg includes the following:
- the csgalnact1b gene encoding chondroitin sulfate N-acetylgalactosaminyltransferase 1, with the protein product MQRRWFLGKRVIAALLFCFVLLLYRQACRSQSQTRSRSPAGEDAFEALLQQHERRYLQHSRNLTRRISQLKAELQRSAVELEEQNQSELEEFLQKQLRRAEIFTGERLPNEFAVLPFETFTLRQVYQLESGLARLPVESLIGQERRNELNGALEAALHLLNAPQLRDSQQRRVYSPQHFYEGIFRTERDKGTLYDLTFRENSVPDFRRLVFFRPFAPLMKVKEELMDASQILINIIVPLADTVDAFRQFMQHFSDACIRQDGRTHLTVVLFGSEKMHEVKGIVDGMSRRMKYRNVTLIRLNEAFSRGRGLDVGARAWKRSNVLLFFCDVNIRFSAEFLNSCRMNTEPGQKVFYPVMFSLYNPEVIYGQHIPSAEDQLVIRKDFGFWKDFDFGTTCQYRSDFINTGGFVKGGATEDVHLYRKFLHSSLMVVRAPSRDLFHVWHPTVCHAHLSTEMFKLCLQDKALNQASHSQLGQIIFHQQINNHLHKYKQHNIKS